GAGACGGTGACACAGCCTGCCATAGCACGCATGACGGGATGCCTGTAACCGAAGGGGTTGAGCCTGCGGGCAAACACTATGATGGAGAGGACCGCAAGGAATGTGAGCTGAAAGCCAAGGGTGTAAATAGCTGCCGGGGTAAAGATCAGAATGACCAGTGCTGCAATAGCAAGAGCGTTAAGCGGGGACCATAACCGCTGCAACATTGTGGTGACAAGAAAAAGGGTTGCCATGACCACTGCCCTCACAACCGAAGGAGACAGTCCGGTGAGGATTGCGAAAAGCCACAGTGAGACAATGGCAAGAATCATGCTGCAACGCCTCATCCCGAATGCCGTCAATGGGAAGAGCATGATCATTATCACGGCAGAAAGGATGCCAACATGGAGCCCGCTGAGGGCGAGGATGTGGGCTATGCCTGTGGAGGAGAAGAGCTCACGAGTGGAGGGGACGATCCATGAGCGGTCGCCTGTGAGTGCAGCCATAAGGAACTCCCTGGCTCCTGATGACAAGGGCAAGACCGCTATACGCGCCTGCACGTCGCGACGGTACCGACGTATGGAGCTGACAATGCCAGGCTCCGGGGTGACGTAGCATATGCTATCGGGATGTATAAAGCATTCAGCGACAACTCCCATTACGCGATAGGGTGCATTGTAGTCGATCTCATCGGGCAGGTCGAGCCGGCTATCGAGAGGGCGCAGACTGCCATTAAACCGAATGCGGTCAGCCTCGTCGGCGGGGGGTATCATAGACGGAACGACAGCCTTGACAATGAAACGCGGTGCGGGCCGAAGACCGCAGGAGTCAATGCCGACAACCAGCACCCGCGCCCCATCGTACTCCCTGTGCTCCTTGACAACACCGGAGAATGACATGCTCACACTGCCGCCGTCACTCACAAATCCCGGCTTAAGAGGGCGATGAGCTTCGCTGACCATAAACCCCAATGCAATGGCAAGGGATAGAATAGAGATGTAATGCCGACGCAATATGATGAATAACGCACATAAAGCCAACGGAACGGATACCCACAGAGGGGAAGACACCGTCCCGTTGAATATGATTCCGAGCATGAATGCCACC
The sequence above is drawn from the Duncaniella freteri genome and encodes:
- a CDS encoding ComEC/Rec2 family competence protein; protein product: MPLSLCPMLPFAVAFMLGIIFNGTVSSPLWVSVPLALCALFIILRRHYISILSLAIALGFMVSEAHRPLKPGFVSDGGSVSMSFSGVVKEHREYDGARVLVVGIDSCGLRPAPRFIVKAVVPSMIPPADEADRIRFNGSLRPLDSRLDLPDEIDYNAPYRVMGVVAECFIHPDSICYVTPEPGIVSSIRRYRRDVQARIAVLPLSSGAREFLMAALTGDRSWIVPSTRELFSSTGIAHILALSGLHVGILSAVIMIMLFPLTAFGMRRCSMILAIVSLWLFAILTGLSPSVVRAVVMATLFLVTTMLQRLWSPLNALAIAALVILIFTPAAIYTLGFQLTFLAVLSIIVFARRLNPFGYRHPVMRAMAGCVTVSVAAMLGTGMVSAFHFHIFPAYFMFTNIAVSLLLPLILGSGMLLLALDAVGCTAAWLGSIVDTFYGMMMDIAGYIATLPGSSFSGLWIPQWVMAMYFVLLLLFALWLYGRRVVMLFAMAVVTLFIVLWSFIPVPDNNATEVYITHSSTETTMLVRDRDTLLSFTTARPALHGEVMERSLRKYSSYMLRRGIPDIVPLEDGAIHGQVCRQGSLVSVSGATFLFLASGIPKSHTLPASARITYAVVCRGFTADVRKLASGIRPDTILLSADLDRRRHDRYCRELTAASIPHRSLRPAPFSISYPPSPPL